The following nucleotide sequence is from Zea mays cultivar B73 chromosome 1, Zm-B73-REFERENCE-NAM-5.0, whole genome shotgun sequence.
ccctgcgatttggtcagttggcgtggcgatttggccaaggttgcttcttggtgaagactgggcctcgggcgagccgaaggtgcgttcgttgctgtagggggtcctcgggcgagacgtaaaccttccggggtcggctgcccttgcccgaggctgggctcaggcgaggcgcgatcgcgtcccttgaatggaccgatccttgacttaatcgcacccatcaggcctttgcaactttgtgctgatgggggttaccagctgagatttaggagccttgagggtacccctaattatggtccccgacactatccACGGACAACTTGAAATCATTTCATTACATTAACGTAGAATCAACATGTCCATCCAGTGCAATGGCGTGATATATGTATATACTTCATCCATCTCAAAATATTGTTTTTTCTAGCCCAGTTTTTTTCTGTCCACATTTATTCAAATGATAATGAATATAAACATATATGGAAGTATATTACTTAATGAATATGTTATTGgtctaaaacgaattatattttgggaTAGAGAGAGTATCTAGCTAGATCCAATGAAAATTAAGGTCGTGTTATTTTGGAATTATAATACAACTAGATTATATAATATAActttgtcggagaggaaattctccggccgggtggcggaatgcacccgccctaaatcctaggatgaggagggggccttagCAGTTTGCCTGTTGAGTGGACACGGGAAgaacacacgaggacacgagagtttagagtggttcaggccaccggagcgtaaaaccctacctccactgtgtatGTTGTATTGCGTATGAGAGTATGAGAGCTAGTGAGCGTGTGAGCTTGAGTTCGGTctcccttgtaacgttgtgtgtcttcccttttatagctcaagggaggcacatacaaggatgttgagccccgacatgcaggcccaggagcataatggaaggaatacattaCAGGAATAACTAATGCAAGTATCGCCTGAGCAATCTCCGGGCACCATGATGTCCACAGTCCACGCAGTATTGATACGCGGCGGCTGCTTCCTTGGCAACGTGCGAGTAATGATGAGCGTAGTGCACGCGGTAGTATGAGAGTgctgcctgccagtggaatggacaggcacgccgcctgtggaatggacaggtcgctgcctgccagcggaatggacaggtcgccgcctgccagcggaatggacaggtctcatTAAATGCAGAGGCAGCacaccgcctgccagtggaatggacgggCGGCGCGCCTTAccctcaataaatgcagaggccgcgtaGCCCGGAGGCCTTACgttaggctccgcccgttggcttacgtcacgcgcagtaggccacgtggcagaatCAGGTCTCCGCCTGGGCGAGAAGCAGAAGCGTATACGATAATGTccagacacgtgtcggctccggaccctcgcctggccttgattaaggcctgggtattctctgtCCTGGAATCCCCGGACCCTGCTGTGAGCGGCCCGGACCCCACATagaggggtccggatcccatctcAGGGGTCCGATTTGTGCCCGTGGGGGTCCTGGACTTTACCCGGAGGCCTggtctgtatatacaggggtccggcacatCCGCATGGGGTCTGGGCCCGCTGGTGATGCCCCAGAGTGTGCAGCTCTCTGGACACGTGACGGTACCAGACCTGCCCAGGTGGTGGGGTcggtgctgttgctggcccagagtagtcgccagATGCTTGGGCGAGCCATGGCCTCGTCCTACGTACAGCCCTTTTACCACGTGACTACAGATAGCCGCGTGGGGACTGTGCTTTTATACAGCAGTAGAGGGTACCCatgttttagggtaccgacaaacttattttgaactaacaataatctcaaacaaacacgAACTATGTGACTTTTAGAGCATATCTGAAAGTTAATAAATTAAAAAAAACTAAATACACTTCATTTCGATCTCGGATGTACAGTAAAAACACACACACGGTGCAGTGCGGAGATACAGTTTCCATCTATATCCGTCAATACCTGCCGATCAGATGCAGTCGTCGGTGCAGCGGCTGTAGCAGGCTCCGAAGCAGGCGCCGATGGCCAAGGCCTTGCAATTGTGACATGTTTCAGGATAGTCCTTGCACATGATGTTGCCTGCGATGCAAGCCGAGGCACTGTCCTCGCAGCCCAAGCTGCACTTGGCGCGACAATAATCGCCGCATTTTGTCACCCCCGCCGCCGCCGGCATCCCCTTGCCGAGGATCAGCAGGAAGAATACGACGACGGCAGCAACGCTGGCCTCCTTCGGAATGGAAGCGCCGGCTGAAGCCATCGTGCGATTGGGATTTGGGAATGCTGGTGTTTCTAGCAGACGGCGCAGCAATAGCACAGCACTTGCAAGCTAGGAGAAAGAGCTGCTGCTGATCTGATTGGAGCAAGTGCGTCAAGTAGAGCTACCATATGTAGCTGGGCAGGAAGCAATGCGAACTCGATCGTGAAATTTTTTTAGGGCTGTTTTATTGCCACTCTGGCAAgaatattgtttttttattataTACATGCTGCTGTATTTCATAGTTGCCTACACGAGTTCGACCGGAAGTTGACATGGTGGAGTACAAAAGAATTCCATGCATGCTTAACATGAGCTGTTCCTCATGTTCTATTTTTTAAAATATAGAGAGTGTGTATCATCGAATCTGATATTTGTCAAAATGAACAATAATAGCTAGTACTATAAAAGATAGATAATTCGATACGATACGATTGCTTAAAAATATAAAACTGCACCAGAAACTAGTTTGACTGTGTTCCTTCTTTGCCGTCTTCCGCCGAAACTAGAAAATTGCTCGTGAAACATTGCCTTTCGACATCTTTTCAAAGCAAGTCGGATCCCGTCTAATTATCTTATACACACTTGTAGCATCGAATGACGCTAAAATAGATAATCAGAGCTGGTAAATGATCGCGGAAACTTAAAAATAAATACCCCACCTCCTCATAAACAAGACTAATTATTTGAATGGTTTCCTAAAGGAACCAGAATTTGAACGGTTATGAGAGTAGTTTAAGGAGTATAAGATGCCTGATTTTAGAGTTGGATGGGGGAAAATAGACTATGATAATAATTTAGAGATGTCAAATAGATTTTTTTTATTCAAAGCGAActcaaagaaaaa
It contains:
- the LOC103634477 gene encoding uncharacterized protein; this encodes MASAGASIPKEASVAAVVVFFLLILGKGMPAAAGVTKCGDYCRAKCSLGCEDSASACIAGNIMCKDYPETCHNCKALAIGACFGACYSRCTDDCI